A DNA window from Amphiprion ocellaris isolate individual 3 ecotype Okinawa chromosome 8, ASM2253959v1, whole genome shotgun sequence contains the following coding sequences:
- the LOC111576282 gene encoding uncharacterized protein LOC111576282 isoform X2, translating into MFQRLSNLLFGEVEEVAAELKGPNPCVTEADEEGWMLVNLTESDCMMQVEDETGTPPTAQSFPDSNKCNDQDTHTRTECPALVPHPPHKRRRTHKGRARGPAATPSDPLSCPSTSPSDLGATTPVTLPRRARLSTPSSTPSMSPGSGSEFGGSGGSSRAGSERGCMDESWFVTPPPCFTAEGATAEASPMEDLLIEHPSMSVYVSPNNLSMVSNSNLSVVGEESIVSLASSVSRVAEPAAAPATRSTMPTRVTRGAAAQAGALAKVTQVARVQRSKARIERRHLGRNRIQRQNRTREQVPRHAAHARNTFLHQPSKRNFCH; encoded by the exons ATGTTTCAGCGTCTTAGCAACCTGCTGtttggagaggtggaagaggtGGCCGCTGAGCTGAAGGGACCCAACCCATGTGTGACAGAGGCGGATGAGGAAGGATGGATGCTCGTCAACCTGACTG AATCTGACTGCATGATGCAGGTAGAGGATGAGACGGGAACCCCACCGACTGCACAATCATTCCCAGACAGTAACAAATGTAATgatcaagacacacacacaaggactGAATGCCCAGCCCTCGTTCCCCACCCGCCTCACAAGCGTCGTAGGACACATAAAGGTCGGGCACGGGGGCCAGCAGCAACACCGTCAGACCCCCTGTCTTGTCCTAGCACTAGTCCATCAGACTTGGGTGCCACTACACCCGTAACCCTGCCAAGACGGGCCAGACTGTCCACGCCCTCCTCCACCCCGTCAATGTCCCCAGGCTCTGGGAGTGAGTTTGGGGGCAGTGGGGGTAGCAGTAGGGCAGGCTCAGAGAGAGGCTGCATGGATGAGAGCTGGTTTGTCACCCCTCCCCCCTGTTTCACTGCAGAGGGAGCCACAGCGGAGGCCAGCCCGATGGAAGACCTGCTCATAGAGCACCCCAGCATGTCTGTGTACGTCTCCCCGAACaacctgtccatggtgtccaACAGCAACCTGTCTGTGGTGGGAGAAGAGAGCATCGTCAGCCTGGCAAGCAGCGTGAG CAGAGTGGCCGAGCCAGCCGCTGCCCCCGCTACCCGCAGCACTATGCCCACCAGGGTGACCCGTGGAGCAGCTGCCCAGGCTGGAGCTCTGGCCAAGGTCACCCAAGTGGCCAGAGTCCAGCGTAGCAAAGCCCGCATCGAGCGGCGCCATCTGGGCCGCAACCGCATCCAACGCCAAAACCGCACCAGGGAGCAGGTTCCCCGCCACGCAGCTCACGCCAGAAACACCTTCCTCCACCAGCCCAGCAAGCGTAACTTCTGCCACTAA
- the LOC111576282 gene encoding uncharacterized protein LOC111576282 isoform X1: protein MFQRLSNLLFGEVEEVAAELKGPNPCVTEADEEGWMLVNLTEESDCMMQVEDETGTPPTAQSFPDSNKCNDQDTHTRTECPALVPHPPHKRRRTHKGRARGPAATPSDPLSCPSTSPSDLGATTPVTLPRRARLSTPSSTPSMSPGSGSEFGGSGGSSRAGSERGCMDESWFVTPPPCFTAEGATAEASPMEDLLIEHPSMSVYVSPNNLSMVSNSNLSVVGEESIVSLASSVSRVAEPAAAPATRSTMPTRVTRGAAAQAGALAKVTQVARVQRSKARIERRHLGRNRIQRQNRTREQVPRHAAHARNTFLHQPSKRNFCH from the exons ATGTTTCAGCGTCTTAGCAACCTGCTGtttggagaggtggaagaggtGGCCGCTGAGCTGAAGGGACCCAACCCATGTGTGACAGAGGCGGATGAGGAAGGATGGATGCTCGTCAACCTGACTG AAGAATCTGACTGCATGATGCAGGTAGAGGATGAGACGGGAACCCCACCGACTGCACAATCATTCCCAGACAGTAACAAATGTAATgatcaagacacacacacaaggactGAATGCCCAGCCCTCGTTCCCCACCCGCCTCACAAGCGTCGTAGGACACATAAAGGTCGGGCACGGGGGCCAGCAGCAACACCGTCAGACCCCCTGTCTTGTCCTAGCACTAGTCCATCAGACTTGGGTGCCACTACACCCGTAACCCTGCCAAGACGGGCCAGACTGTCCACGCCCTCCTCCACCCCGTCAATGTCCCCAGGCTCTGGGAGTGAGTTTGGGGGCAGTGGGGGTAGCAGTAGGGCAGGCTCAGAGAGAGGCTGCATGGATGAGAGCTGGTTTGTCACCCCTCCCCCCTGTTTCACTGCAGAGGGAGCCACAGCGGAGGCCAGCCCGATGGAAGACCTGCTCATAGAGCACCCCAGCATGTCTGTGTACGTCTCCCCGAACaacctgtccatggtgtccaACAGCAACCTGTCTGTGGTGGGAGAAGAGAGCATCGTCAGCCTGGCAAGCAGCGTGAG CAGAGTGGCCGAGCCAGCCGCTGCCCCCGCTACCCGCAGCACTATGCCCACCAGGGTGACCCGTGGAGCAGCTGCCCAGGCTGGAGCTCTGGCCAAGGTCACCCAAGTGGCCAGAGTCCAGCGTAGCAAAGCCCGCATCGAGCGGCGCCATCTGGGCCGCAACCGCATCCAACGCCAAAACCGCACCAGGGAGCAGGTTCCCCGCCACGCAGCTCACGCCAGAAACACCTTCCTCCACCAGCCCAGCAAGCGTAACTTCTGCCACTAA
- the LOC111576282 gene encoding tumor protein p53-inducible nuclear protein 2 isoform X3: MFQRLSNLLFGEVEEVAAELKGPNPCVTEADEEGWMLVNLTEGATAEASPMEDLLIEHPSMSVYVSPNNLSMVSNSNLSVVGEESIVSLASSVSRVAEPAAAPATRSTMPTRVTRGAAAQAGALAKVTQVARVQRSKARIERRHLGRNRIQRQNRTREQVPRHAAHARNTFLHQPSKRNFCH; this comes from the exons ATGTTTCAGCGTCTTAGCAACCTGCTGtttggagaggtggaagaggtGGCCGCTGAGCTGAAGGGACCCAACCCATGTGTGACAGAGGCGGATGAGGAAGGATGGATGCTCGTCAACCTGACTG AGGGAGCCACAGCGGAGGCCAGCCCGATGGAAGACCTGCTCATAGAGCACCCCAGCATGTCTGTGTACGTCTCCCCGAACaacctgtccatggtgtccaACAGCAACCTGTCTGTGGTGGGAGAAGAGAGCATCGTCAGCCTGGCAAGCAGCGTGAG CAGAGTGGCCGAGCCAGCCGCTGCCCCCGCTACCCGCAGCACTATGCCCACCAGGGTGACCCGTGGAGCAGCTGCCCAGGCTGGAGCTCTGGCCAAGGTCACCCAAGTGGCCAGAGTCCAGCGTAGCAAAGCCCGCATCGAGCGGCGCCATCTGGGCCGCAACCGCATCCAACGCCAAAACCGCACCAGGGAGCAGGTTCCCCGCCACGCAGCTCACGCCAGAAACACCTTCCTCCACCAGCCCAGCAAGCGTAACTTCTGCCACTAA